Within the Saccharopolyspora gloriosae genome, the region TAAAGCCGACGGAGTCCACTCAATACCCTTTCCATCAACAACAGGTGTGGTGCGCTACCGCTTTCGGTGACCGTCTGGTGCACGGTCACCATCCCCAGTTCCGCCATGTCGGCCAGCAACACCCTAGCCACCCCGATCGGAACGGAAAGCAGCGCTCCGACTTCGGCTACCGACCTGGGATGCCGACACAGTTCGGCGATCGACTCGTGTTCCATCCGCCCGGCCGAGCCGGATCGGAAGGTCTCACTCGTCGACACGAGCGTTTCCATTTGCAGCTCGTAGTTCGACCTGGTCCGACCGCCGGTCCAGGTGTACGAGCGAATGGCCGCGGGGACTTCGCCCGAAGGCTCTGGTTCGGGGCCGCCCGGAGCATCGAACGCCCCCCTGGACTGTCCGCTCACCGGGTTCCCTCCCCCCCAATCGGGCCTGCCCGCGGTCGTCCCCCCCGCGTTCCACGGAGCCGGATCTCCGGCCCGCGAATCGAAATCCGCATGGTCCCCCCAACCTTCGTCCGGGTCGCGGTACGACGGCGCCTGCGTTTCCCACTCCAAATCCGGAGAGTCGAACGGATCCCGCCGGTCGAACGCGTCCGCCGGCGGCCGAGCCGTGGGCCGCCGAGCTTGCGGATAGCCGGGCGGGGGCAGCGACGCGCCCGCATCCCCCTGCTGTCCCGCATCCTGCTCGGCAGCCGACTCCTCCACCGGATCCCCCTTCTTCTTGCGGCCGCGCCTTCCCCGGCCGCTGTCGAAGGTGAATCCGTTCATCACGTCGGCGAAGGTGTTCGCGTCCGGCTCGTCCCGTCTTCGGTCCTGCTCGCCGAACTCCGACTCGCTCATCGGGTCACCTCACCGCGGCCGGGCGCGAGAACGGATTTCCCGCGCCCTGCAACTGGTGTCGCAACTCCGGGGTGAGGATCTGCCCGACGCGCTCCACCAGCATGGCCATCTCGTACGCGATCAGGCCCATGTCGCAATGCGGCGCGGCCAACGCCGTCATGCAGGACCCGTCACTGATGCCCATCTGGATCAGCGTGCCGTACTGCATCTCCACGATGGTCTCGGTGACCTCACCGGCCTCGAAGCACTTCGCGGCTCCGTTGGTGAGACTGAGCAGACCGGACGAGACAGCCGCGAGCTGCTCGGCGCGGTCCTGGGGCAGGTTGGACGAAGCGGTCAGCAGCAGTCCATCCGCGGACACCACGATCGCGTGCGCCACGCCGGCGACCCGCTGGGTGAAGTCCGTGACCAGCCACCCGAACCGCCGGGACATCGTCTCCTGGGGAGTCATGCAACCTCCTGGCTTGTGGTCGTGGAGTCGCCGATGTCGGGTCCGGACGACTCCATGTTGCCGAATCGGTGGAACCGGGCGCGGTCTGCCGCGCCCTCAGTGGCCTGGCTAGAACCCCTTCGGTCGTCGAGACTCATCCGCAGCCGAGCAACGCATGCGTCCTCCTACGATTCGTCCGGCAGCCGGTGCCTGCCACGCTCGACACCGGACTGGAAACTCGACAACCTGCCGCGCAACGCACTCGCGTCCCGCTCGAAGCGCTGGCCTTCCGGCCTGGCCGGGCCGCCGCCCGCGCTGCCGGGGGCCAGCTGGGCCTTCGGAGTGCGCCGGGGCAGGCCGGATTCGGTGAACGAGGTGGGGTTCGAGGTCGTCGCGGCCTCGACCTGCTTCCAGGATTCGTCGGTGGCGAAACTCCAACCGCCGTTCCCGTTCCCGTTGCCGTTCGCCGGAGCCGAGTCGCCGTTGCCCGCCGAGTCGGTGATCCAGCTGGAACTCCCGTTGCCCTGCGCCGCTGCCTGCTCGGCCGTGTGATCGGCCGCATCGGCGGAAGGCCCGGCATTGTCCTGCGACGACGTCATGGGGCCTTTCCTCCCGAATCGCAGGCCGCCTTGCAGGTCGGCCAGTCTGCGGCTCAGCTCCTGCGGGCTGCGCTCGGCGGGCACGCCCGCGACGGCGGCGATCGACCCCGTGTCGCCGGTCGTATCCGCCTGCTCGCGGTCTTGCTCGTCGAGCTCACCGATACCGAGCGGATCGTTCGCATCGACGTGCACCGTCGACCGGTCGCGGGATTCGCGCCGCGGCAGGCCGGATTCCGTGAAGCCGGAACCCTCGGCGGAATCCGCTTCCGCGGCGGCCGCCTCGGCCTCGGCCTCCTCCGCGGAATCCGCGGTGAACGACCAGGAACCGCTGTCCATGATGGACGTCGCCTGCTCGTCGCCGGGCCAGCTCTGCCCGTCCGCGGCCGAGCCGTCCGAAGGCGCCTCATCGCCCGCGATCGGCTGGAACCACTGGGTGGAGACCTCTTCGAAGATCGGTGACGGCCCGTCGTCCGAAGCGGGCCGGTCCTCGATCGCGGGCGGCCACGCCAGATCCGACGAGGTCCAGTCCGCGGAGAAGTCGTAGGAATCCGCCTGTTCCGGGATGTCCGCCGGCATGAACAGGCTGCCTGCGGGCTCGCTCGACGACGCCGAGTCGTCGCGCTGCGAGGACGGCCCCACCAGTCCGGCGGCCGGTTCCCGCTTCGGCAGCGGAGAACTCGTCAGGCCGTCACCGGACGCGGTGAGGAATCCGGTGTTGAACGTGTTCTGCCCACCGGAGTCGGATTCCGCCGTGCTGAAGCCGGTTTCCGCCGCCGTGCCGAAGCCCGTCTCAGCCGTGCTGAAGCCGGTCTCACCGGCGCTGAAGCCCGTCTCACCAGTGCTGAAGCCCGTCTCGGCGGTGCTGAAACCGGTCTCGGCGGTGCTGAAACCGGTCTCACCGCCGCCCGCGCCCCACACGAAGCCGGTGTCGTCGGGCTGCTGCGCCGCGGAGTCCGCGAACGATTGCGCCGCCTGCGGACCCGTCCCGAACGATCCGGAAGTGGGCAGGTCGTGGTGCGCGACGCCGTTGCGCTGCCCGCCCATCGCCGGGGCGGGCGGCGCCGCGGGCGCGGCCGCGACGACGTGCTCGGCGGGCACGACCACAGTGGCCCGCACGCCGTCCACATCGGGTCCACCGTGCAGCCGCACGTTCACGCCGTGGCGCAACGCGAGCCGGGCCACGACGAACAGGCCCATCCGGCGCGAGGTGGCCAGGTCGTTCTCGTCGACCCTGGACAACCGATCGTTGGCCGCGGCGAGTTCCTGGTCGCCCATCCCGATGCCCTCATCGAGCACGTCAATGGTGATCGACCCGTCGCCCGCCTGGTAGCTGGAGACGGTGACCGAGGTGTCCGGCGCGGAGAAGTTCGCGGCGTTGTCCATCAGCTCGGCCATCAGGCGCACCAGGTCGCTGGCCGCGTGCCCCAGCAACCGCACCTGCGGCGGCGGCTGCACGATCACCCGCGGGTACTGCTCGATCTCGGAGACCGCCGCGCGGAGCATGTCGCCCAGCTCGGTGGGCCGGACGAACCGTCGCGCCAGGTCGCTGCCGGAGAGCACCATCAGGTTCTCGTTGTTCCGGCGCATTCGGGTCGCCAGGTGGTCCAGCTGGAACAGCCTGGACAACTGGTCCGGGTCCTCTTCGTCCTGCTCCAGCTGCTCGAACAGGCGGAGCTGGCGCTCCAGCAGGCCCTGGCTTCGGCGGGAGACGCCGACGAACGACTCGCTGTAGCCGTGCCGCAGCGAAGCCTGCTCGGCGGCGAGCCGCAGCGCCTGGCGCTGCACCTCGTCGAAGGCGCGGGCGACCTGCCCGACCTCTTCCGTGGTCCGCACCGGCAGCGGCGGCAGGTCGTTGACCTCTTCACCGGCACGGATGCCGGCGACCGCTTCCGGC harbors:
- a CDS encoding DUF742 domain-containing protein, which translates into the protein MSESEFGEQDRRRDEPDANTFADVMNGFTFDSGRGRRGRKKKGDPVEESAAEQDAGQQGDAGASLPPPGYPQARRPTARPPADAFDRRDPFDSPDLEWETQAPSYRDPDEGWGDHADFDSRAGDPAPWNAGGTTAGRPDWGGGNPVSGQSRGAFDAPGGPEPEPSGEVPAAIRSYTWTGGRTRSNYELQMETLVSTSETFRSGSAGRMEHESIAELCRHPRSVAEVGALLSVPIGVARVLLADMAELGMVTVHQTVTESGSAPHLLLMERVLSGLRRL
- a CDS encoding sensor histidine kinase, yielding MTAPNPPRRRAALRQWRNWSLPVKFAAVVLVPVLFAVGLGVSQIRWQVEQANEYERVSHVLDSAQKVEPLVAALQNERNAAVLTNNAAELDRQVAAVDAAFAAVEEEIGHADGHADEFGQVVEDRHHEVHDALAKLQGAREAVRRESLSTPDTINAYSSAITTVLSLDRALTSTVSEPTLASTASALQDMLSMMEEVRLQQSWVLSGLSQGQLAPQSVDALQGSRARLISKIADARATVARRWQERLDQTTQGPEIVQRNTMLTQILMAGMSGGPFPATPEQWNGISDQVVVLIDDGHNDLADEVRAGASTLREDAGNAAGWDSALLLASLLVAAAVITAITRQLLSSLRMLRHGALDAAQHDLPEAVAGIRAGEEVNDLPPLPVRTTEEVGQVARAFDEVQRQALRLAAEQASLRHGYSESFVGVSRRSQGLLERQLRLFEQLEQDEEDPDQLSRLFQLDHLATRMRRNNENLMVLSGSDLARRFVRPTELGDMLRAAVSEIEQYPRVIVQPPPQVRLLGHAASDLVRLMAELMDNAANFSAPDTSVTVSSYQAGDGSITIDVLDEGIGMGDQELAAANDRLSRVDENDLATSRRMGLFVVARLALRHGVNVRLHGGPDVDGVRATVVVPAEHVVAAAPAAPPAPAMGGQRNGVAHHDLPTSGSFGTGPQAAQSFADSAAQQPDDTGFVWGAGGGETGFSTAETGFSTAETGFSTGETGFSAGETGFSTAETGFGTAAETGFSTAESDSGGQNTFNTGFLTASGDGLTSSPLPKREPAAGLVGPSSQRDDSASSSEPAGSLFMPADIPEQADSYDFSADWTSSDLAWPPAIEDRPASDDGPSPIFEEVSTQWFQPIAGDEAPSDGSAADGQSWPGDEQATSIMDSGSWSFTADSAEEAEAEAAAAEADSAEGSGFTESGLPRRESRDRSTVHVDANDPLGIGELDEQDREQADTTGDTGSIAAVAGVPAERSPQELSRRLADLQGGLRFGRKGPMTSSQDNAGPSADAADHTAEQAAAQGNGSSSWITDSAGNGDSAPANGNGNGNGGWSFATDESWKQVEAATTSNPTSFTESGLPRRTPKAQLAPGSAGGGPARPEGQRFERDASALRGRLSSFQSGVERGRHRLPDES
- a CDS encoding roadblock/LC7 domain-containing protein, whose translation is MTPQETMSRRFGWLVTDFTQRVAGVAHAIVVSADGLLLTASSNLPQDRAEQLAAVSSGLLSLTNGAAKCFEAGEVTETIVEMQYGTLIQMGISDGSCMTALAAPHCDMGLIAYEMAMLVERVGQILTPELRHQLQGAGNPFSRPAAVR